One stretch of Pedobacter riviphilus DNA includes these proteins:
- a CDS encoding DUF7133 domain-containing protein — protein MIKFSLSLISFTLVFFGLKNFFSEPKIQRVSPPELTITNFAGPDVTPSPACLAVAPTGEVYVGVDMIGSLGKDPGKGHILKLIDKDNDGKMDEHVDFAEVDNPRGIIVQGNQVYVLHTTFSKETKQATGMNLVVFEDKDGDGKADGPEKPLIEHISNAKYIRERGTDHATNGIRMGIDGWIYISVGDFGFHDAVDRSGKKLTMLGGGIMRVRPDGTEMEVYTHGTRNVYDVAIDPYMNVFTRENTNDGGGWNVRFSHHIQSGEYGYPVLFQNFTDEIIPALADLGGGSGTGALFMDEPNWPEQYNHVPMMADWGRSMLYIHRVTTDGPTFTQKDEEFIKLPQITDLDVDGSGRLYLSAWDGAGYSGSPNKGYVVRAVPNNWTYKAFPDVKKASIKKLTELLKSNSAVGRLTASQELVSRNDKQAISAALKVASDQSLALDVRIAGLYTYAQLTKENGIATLVEFTKDKAIKEFALKALADRKANIDKVPVEPFLEGLKDPSPRVQAASIIGLNRLGRVEVANVLLQTKVPASFTAPAKGIEGPHATPNSAIILPHLAVRALVELNAVDALLSALKTENSTLALWALRYMHDEKVVNGLIANYKESTDEKLKQQILVTLGRLYKKEIAYDATWWWGTRPDSHGPYFKAVSWEGSPIIEKFLKEEATKAGAKGKQFYVDLNARQRMDIPEFAEEEKVAAAEEPKIDLEKIKNKKGQVGKSSIEDVLLAINKLQGDPLKGRNIFNNQGCIACHSLSKTEKMKGPFMGQIGSIMNREQIAESILKPSASISQGFATVMITAKGDRTYMGFITEETAAKVVVRNIAGEVFTIKASDILSRKEMETSMMPEGLANSLSYEELASLVSFLSEQKK, from the coding sequence ATGATTAAATTTTCTTTAAGCTTAATTTCTTTTACACTAGTTTTTTTTGGATTAAAAAACTTTTTTAGCGAACCGAAGATACAACGCGTATCACCTCCCGAATTAACAATAACCAATTTTGCTGGACCAGATGTTACACCCAGCCCAGCCTGCTTGGCTGTAGCGCCAACGGGAGAAGTATATGTTGGTGTTGATATGATCGGCTCTTTAGGTAAAGATCCTGGTAAAGGACATATCCTTAAATTGATAGATAAGGATAACGATGGTAAAATGGACGAGCATGTAGATTTTGCCGAAGTGGATAATCCACGTGGTATTATTGTTCAAGGCAATCAGGTTTATGTATTACATACCACTTTTTCTAAAGAAACAAAACAGGCTACGGGCATGAATTTGGTTGTTTTCGAAGATAAAGATGGCGATGGAAAAGCCGATGGACCCGAAAAACCGCTTATTGAGCATATCAGTAACGCCAAATATATTCGCGAACGTGGTACCGATCATGCCACCAATGGTATAAGAATGGGAATTGATGGATGGATTTATATTTCTGTGGGAGATTTTGGATTCCATGATGCGGTAGATCGTTCAGGTAAAAAACTAACCATGTTAGGGGGCGGGATTATGCGTGTTCGTCCTGATGGAACTGAAATGGAAGTATATACACACGGTACACGTAATGTTTATGATGTAGCTATCGATCCTTACATGAATGTTTTTACAAGAGAAAACACCAATGACGGTGGCGGATGGAATGTTCGTTTCTCTCATCACATACAATCCGGCGAATATGGTTATCCGGTTTTATTTCAGAATTTTACCGATGAAATTATTCCGGCACTTGCCGATTTGGGTGGAGGCTCGGGTACTGGAGCATTATTTATGGATGAACCAAACTGGCCTGAACAATATAACCATGTACCAATGATGGCCGATTGGGGCAGAAGCATGCTTTATATTCATAGAGTAACTACAGATGGTCCAACTTTTACCCAGAAAGACGAAGAATTTATTAAACTACCGCAAATTACAGACCTTGATGTAGATGGCTCAGGAAGATTATATCTGTCGGCTTGGGATGGTGCAGGTTATTCGGGTAGCCCGAATAAAGGTTACGTTGTTCGTGCAGTACCAAACAATTGGACCTACAAAGCTTTTCCTGATGTTAAAAAAGCTTCAATTAAAAAACTAACTGAACTACTTAAATCGAATAGTGCAGTAGGCCGTTTAACTGCTTCGCAAGAATTGGTTTCACGCAATGATAAACAGGCCATTTCAGCGGCTTTAAAAGTTGCTTCAGACCAAAGCTTAGCACTCGATGTCCGTATAGCTGGCCTGTATACCTATGCACAGTTGACAAAAGAAAACGGTATTGCAACTTTAGTTGAATTTACCAAGGATAAAGCAATAAAGGAATTTGCTTTAAAAGCACTTGCTGATCGTAAAGCGAATATAGATAAAGTGCCGGTTGAGCCATTTTTAGAAGGTTTAAAAGATCCTTCTCCTCGTGTTCAGGCGGCTTCAATAATTGGCTTAAACCGTTTGGGCAGGGTAGAAGTTGCCAATGTGCTTTTACAAACCAAGGTGCCTGCTTCGTTTACAGCACCTGCAAAAGGTATTGAAGGACCTCATGCCACACCAAATTCAGCCATTATATTGCCGCACCTTGCTGTACGTGCTTTAGTTGAGCTTAACGCTGTTGATGCACTACTCTCGGCCCTTAAAACTGAAAACTCAACCCTTGCACTTTGGGCATTGCGTTACATGCATGATGAAAAAGTGGTCAATGGTTTAATTGCCAACTACAAAGAATCAACAGATGAGAAATTGAAACAGCAGATACTGGTTACCCTGGGCCGTCTATATAAAAAAGAAATTGCCTATGATGCTACCTGGTGGTGGGGTACACGCCCCGATTCACATGGTCCATATTTTAAGGCTGTTTCGTGGGAAGGTTCTCCTATTATTGAGAAATTCCTGAAAGAAGAAGCAACAAAAGCCGGGGCGAAGGGGAAACAGTTTTATGTTGATTTGAATGCACGCCAAAGGATGGATATTCCCGAATTTGCCGAAGAAGAAAAAGTAGCTGCAGCCGAAGAACCAAAAATCGATCTGGAGAAAATTAAAAACAAAAAAGGTCAGGTTGGTAAATCATCTATTGAAGATGTATTGTTGGCCATCAACAAATTACAGGGCGATCCCTTAAAAGGAAGAAACATCTTTAATAACCAGGGATGTATTGCCTGCCACAGCTTAAGCAAAACCGAAAAAATGAAAGGGCCGTTTATGGGGCAGATCGGTTCGATCATGAACCGCGAACAGATTGCAGAATCGATTTTAAAACCTAGTGCTTCTATCTCTCAGGGCTTTGCCACTGTAATGATTACAGCCAAAGGCGATCGTACCTATATGGGCTTTATAACAGAAGAAACAGCAGCCAAAGTGGTGGTTCGTAATATTGCAGGTGAAGTTTTTACTATTAAAGCAAGCGATATCTTATCAAGAAAAGAAATGGAAACTTCGATGATGCCTGAAGGCTTAGCTAATTCATTATCGTACGAAGAACTGGCTTCGTTAGTTTCTTTCTTATCCGAGCAGAAGAAATAG
- a CDS encoding fatty acid desaturase family protein, whose translation MKSKAKFPCLPGNTFYAEVRRRVNNDFKENNISINANLLMWAKACLFLILFLALYLTILLSSFHTAILLSLTILLGAVCAFIGFNICHDAIHGSFSSSKRINSFFSFLFNMVGANPYVWNITHNVVHHTYTNIPGHDEDIEVAPGLIRICTEDKLKPHQRFQQWYAFPLYSLASLSWVFRKDYKKFFQKSVGACKNKHPKVEYFNLFFYKFLYYFIFIGLPILIMPLAWWQVAIGFVVLHMAQGLTMGLVFQLAHVVEGTTFPITNAEGNMEEAWAEHQMRTTANFATQSPISAFFLGGLNRQIEHHLFPKICHIHYGRISTIVKQTALEFGLPYHENSTFLAALRSHYRILKKMGQPETI comes from the coding sequence ATGAAATCAAAAGCAAAATTCCCTTGTTTGCCGGGAAATACATTTTACGCGGAGGTTCGCCGCAGAGTAAACAACGACTTTAAAGAAAACAATATCAGTATCAATGCCAATCTTCTGATGTGGGCTAAAGCTTGCCTTTTCCTCATCTTATTTTTGGCACTTTATTTAACCATATTACTTTCTTCTTTTCATACCGCCATTCTGTTAAGTTTAACTATTCTGCTTGGTGCAGTGTGTGCTTTTATTGGTTTCAATATCTGCCATGATGCCATTCACGGTTCGTTTTCGAGTTCTAAACGCATCAACTCGTTTTTCAGTTTTCTTTTTAATATGGTTGGGGCCAATCCGTATGTGTGGAACATTACCCACAATGTGGTACACCACACTTATACCAATATTCCTGGCCATGACGAAGATATTGAAGTAGCACCAGGCCTGATACGAATTTGTACAGAGGATAAATTAAAACCACATCAGCGTTTCCAGCAATGGTATGCTTTCCCTTTATATAGCCTGGCTTCGCTTTCCTGGGTGTTTCGTAAAGATTATAAAAAGTTTTTCCAGAAAAGTGTGGGTGCATGCAAGAACAAGCACCCGAAGGTTGAATACTTTAACCTCTTTTTTTATAAGTTTCTGTACTATTTTATTTTTATTGGTTTACCGATACTGATTATGCCGCTTGCCTGGTGGCAGGTTGCAATCGGTTTTGTGGTGTTACACATGGCTCAAGGCTTAACCATGGGACTGGTTTTTCAACTGGCTCATGTAGTAGAAGGAACAACTTTTCCAATAACCAATGCGGAAGGTAATATGGAAGAAGCCTGGGCCGAACACCAAATGCGTACTACAGCTAATTTTGCAACCCAATCGCCAATCTCAGCATTCTTTCTTGGCGGGTTAAACCGACAGATAGAACATCACCTTTTCCCTAAAATTTGCCATATACATTATGGTCGAATTTCAACTATTGTAAAACAAACCGCGCTGGAATTTGGATTGCCTTATCATGAAAACAGCACTTTCTTAGCGGCGCTTCGCTCCCATTACCGCATTCTTAAAAAAATGGGGCAACCTGAAACAATTTAG
- a CDS encoding GDSL-type esterase/lipase family protein, whose protein sequence is MYWYEEEVKQLERAHRLNREHPGVIFYGSSSIRLWNSLEDDFDYMKVTNLGFGGSTLAACVWFFERIMMDYRPKALVVYAGDNDLGDGRNPEEIFIFFQQLMVKVNQRFGILPCYFISLKPSLTRWQMADQFRYTNNLIESEIIKLNNHWKFIDVFKKMLNKEGNPNPALYDNDGLHLSEEGYRLWASTVKEKLG, encoded by the coding sequence ATGTACTGGTACGAAGAAGAAGTTAAACAATTGGAAAGGGCGCATCGCTTAAACCGCGAGCATCCTGGCGTTATTTTCTATGGCAGCTCATCTATCCGGTTGTGGAATAGTCTCGAAGATGATTTTGATTACATGAAAGTAACCAATTTAGGCTTTGGTGGCTCTACACTAGCAGCATGTGTATGGTTTTTTGAGCGGATTATGATGGACTATAGGCCGAAGGCACTTGTGGTATATGCAGGCGATAACGACCTTGGCGATGGCAGAAACCCAGAGGAGATATTTATTTTTTTCCAGCAGCTGATGGTTAAGGTTAACCAACGGTTTGGCATACTGCCTTGTTATTTTATTTCCTTAAAACCCAGTCTTACGCGTTGGCAAATGGCCGATCAATTCAGATATACCAATAACCTCATCGAAAGCGAAATCATTAAACTCAATAATCATTGGAAATTTATTGATGTTTTTAAGAAAATGCTGAACAAAGAAGGCAACCCAAACCCTGCGCTTTACGATAACGACGGACTTCACCTCAGTGAAGAAGGTTATCGTTTATGGGCAAGTACTGTTAAAGAGAAATTAGGTTAA
- a CDS encoding esterase family protein gives MNREYHKWFSHNLQRDMELLVFGHAGRAVIFFPTRMARFYDYENWGIIASLSTQIENGELQIFCVDSIDGESFYNDEVFPSARIDRHLQYEKYLLEEVLSLIYQKNDGDYIETAGCSMGAYHAINLAMKYPWLFKKTVGISGRYDLTDNIGDFRDLLNGFHNDEVYFNMPAQYIANLNDDRLLSAVRNMEIILAVGETDPFLTGNQHLSSLLWEKGVPNQFHTWESNAHRPHYWRKMAPMYI, from the coding sequence ATGAACAGAGAATATCATAAATGGTTCAGCCATAATCTTCAACGGGATATGGAACTATTGGTTTTCGGCCATGCCGGAAGAGCAGTTATCTTTTTCCCCACCCGTATGGCCAGATTTTACGATTACGAAAACTGGGGAATTATAGCTTCTTTAAGTACACAGATTGAAAATGGTGAACTTCAAATTTTCTGTGTAGATAGTATAGATGGAGAAAGTTTTTATAATGATGAGGTATTTCCATCGGCACGGATAGACCGGCATTTACAATATGAAAAATATCTCCTCGAAGAAGTATTATCGCTTATTTATCAGAAAAATGACGGCGATTATATAGAAACCGCTGGCTGCAGCATGGGGGCTTATCATGCCATAAATCTGGCTATGAAGTATCCTTGGTTATTTAAAAAAACAGTTGGTATTAGTGGAAGATATGACCTTACTGATAACATAGGCGATTTTAGGGATCTGTTAAACGGATTTCACAACGATGAGGTTTACTTTAATATGCCAGCCCAATATATAGCCAACCTAAATGATGATCGGTTATTATCGGCAGTTAGAAACATGGAAATTATTTTAGCGGTAGGCGAAACCGATCCATTTTTGACCGGAAACCAGCATCTTAGCAGCTTATTATGGGAAAAAGGTGTACCCAATCAGTTCCACACCTGGGAAAGTAATGCGCATCGCCCCCATTATTGGCGAAAAATGGCACCGATGTACATTTAA
- a CDS encoding HAD-IIA family hydrolase: MLIEQENIKFVHKQIKSTKYMKQGLLIDMDGVIYSGEELIFGADKFIKNLIDEDIPFAFMTNNSQRTALEVVRKLKGLGIKVEESHVYTSAMATGKFLSDQSPNGTAYVLGEGGLLSSLHDYGITLVNTDPEFVVLGEGRNFTLEMVQRAVDMILAGAKFITTNRDPSPKKPGWNNLGIAATTAMIEEATGRKAFVTGKPSPVMMRSARKFLGLETSETTVIGDTMETDIQGGVQMGYKTILVLSGISSKDRLGHYAFKPDMVASSVDEIKFPLAWWEGK; encoded by the coding sequence ATGTTGATTGAACAAGAAAATATTAAGTTTGTACATAAACAGATTAAATCTACAAAATATATGAAACAAGGATTATTAATAGATATGGATGGGGTGATTTATAGTGGGGAAGAATTGATATTTGGTGCTGATAAATTCATTAAAAACTTAATTGATGAAGATATTCCTTTTGCATTTATGACCAACAACAGTCAGAGAACGGCTTTAGAGGTAGTTCGGAAACTAAAAGGACTTGGTATAAAAGTAGAAGAAAGCCACGTATACACCAGTGCAATGGCTACCGGAAAATTCCTTTCCGATCAAAGCCCAAATGGTACCGCTTATGTATTGGGAGAAGGTGGTTTATTAAGCAGTTTGCACGATTATGGTATTACTTTGGTGAACACCGATCCGGAATTTGTAGTATTGGGAGAAGGTAGAAACTTTACACTCGAAATGGTGCAGCGCGCTGTTGATATGATTCTTGCGGGAGCTAAATTTATCACCACAAACAGAGATCCATCGCCAAAAAAACCAGGATGGAATAACCTGGGTATAGCAGCAACCACCGCAATGATAGAGGAAGCAACCGGCAGAAAAGCATTTGTTACAGGCAAACCAAGTCCGGTGATGATGCGTTCGGCACGCAAATTTCTAGGATTGGAAACCAGTGAAACTACTGTTATTGGCGATACTATGGAAACTGATATACAAGGAGGCGTTCAGATGGGATATAAAACCATTTTGGTACTTTCGGGCATATCAAGCAAAGATCGCTTAGGTCACTATGCTTTTAAACCCGATATGGTTGCTAGCTCTGTTGATGAAATAAAGTTTCCTTTAGCCTGGTGGGAAGGTAAGTAG
- a CDS encoding beta-N-acetylhexosaminidase: MRFLYISIIIFVYNVAQAQQQVAIIPMPVQFVKGSGYFTLNNYSSIGYNNEQLKTIAYYFQNELLSQKGITVQQKAKTANIVLLLKAGRKHADSCAYQISIKPDQIIVSGTHPNGIFYGVVSLLQLALTNKNNQLPVVEITDTPAYGWRGFMLDESRHFFGKEKVKSILNWMAFYKLNIFHWHLTDEPAWRLEIKKYPNLALVGGIGDYLNPDLPAQFYTQADIKEIIAYAAERYIQVVPEIDMPGHATAANKAYPEYSGGGSAGHPEFTFNPGLEKTYTYLTDILKETNVLFPAGLIHLGGDEVSYGNEKWNTNPEILKLREREKLKDNAAVEHYFMKRMADSLYQLNAKAIFWDEMADVDLPKHKTVMFWWRQEKPEQLRTALSKGYPTVLCPRLPLYFDFVQDSTHQYGRKWNRLYNPIEQVYAFDAGAYAENDKEKSLILGIQANLWTETVDNNARLDYLLFPRIAALSEAAWVPHKKKDFKTFSANLTRHLALYNKTGLYYYDPSKTLLHPEIPVKRKKPLNYKD, from the coding sequence ATGAGGTTTTTATATATATCAATTATAATATTTGTTTATAATGTTGCGCAGGCACAACAGCAGGTAGCTATTATTCCAATGCCAGTGCAATTTGTAAAAGGCAGTGGCTACTTTACCCTTAATAATTACAGTAGCATTGGTTATAATAACGAACAGTTAAAAACAATTGCCTATTATTTTCAGAACGAATTATTAAGTCAAAAAGGAATTACCGTTCAGCAGAAAGCTAAAACGGCAAATATTGTACTGTTGCTAAAAGCGGGAAGGAAACATGCAGATTCATGTGCTTATCAGATCAGTATCAAACCCGACCAGATTATCGTTTCGGGTACGCATCCCAATGGTATTTTTTATGGGGTGGTTTCGCTGTTGCAACTGGCGCTAACCAATAAAAATAACCAGCTTCCGGTGGTCGAAATAACTGATACGCCAGCTTATGGTTGGCGGGGTTTCATGTTAGATGAATCGCGTCATTTTTTTGGTAAAGAAAAAGTGAAATCCATTTTAAACTGGATGGCCTTTTATAAACTCAATATTTTTCACTGGCATTTGACCGATGAACCTGCCTGGCGCTTGGAAATTAAGAAATACCCTAATTTAGCGCTTGTTGGAGGCATCGGCGATTATCTGAATCCTGATTTACCTGCACAGTTTTATACCCAGGCAGATATTAAAGAAATTATTGCTTATGCTGCAGAACGTTATATCCAGGTTGTTCCGGAAATTGATATGCCTGGACACGCAACTGCAGCCAATAAAGCCTATCCTGAATATTCGGGAGGAGGATCGGCAGGTCATCCCGAATTTACTTTTAACCCAGGCTTAGAGAAAACGTACACGTACCTGACCGATATTCTAAAAGAAACCAATGTACTTTTCCCAGCCGGATTAATCCATTTAGGGGGAGATGAAGTGAGTTATGGAAATGAAAAGTGGAATACCAATCCAGAAATATTAAAACTCCGCGAGCGCGAAAAGCTTAAGGATAATGCTGCGGTAGAACATTATTTTATGAAACGCATGGCCGACTCGTTGTATCAGCTCAATGCAAAAGCCATTTTTTGGGACGAAATGGCTGATGTTGATCTTCCAAAACATAAAACTGTTATGTTCTGGTGGCGACAAGAAAAACCCGAACAGCTCCGTACGGCATTAAGCAAGGGTTATCCTACGGTTTTATGCCCACGGTTGCCCTTGTATTTCGATTTTGTTCAGGATAGCACGCATCAATATGGCCGGAAATGGAATAGATTATACAATCCCATTGAGCAGGTTTACGCTTTTGACGCAGGTGCTTACGCCGAAAATGACAAAGAAAAGTCACTCATTTTAGGTATTCAGGCCAACCTTTGGACGGAAACTGTAGATAACAATGCCCGGTTGGATTATCTGCTTTTTCCGCGGATTGCAGCCTTGTCCGAAGCAGCCTGGGTACCTCATAAAAAGAAAGATTTTAAAACTTTCAGTGCCAATTTAACCCGGCATCTGGCATTGTACAACAAAACAGGATTGTATTATTACGATCCTTCAAAAACATTGTTACATCCCGAAATTCCGGTAAAAAGAAAGAAACCATTGAACTATAAAGACTAA
- a CDS encoding alpha-L-fucosidase, translated as MRKPLFLSLLFVLFAQLLIGQTVQNNALERFKTEKFGMFLHWGLYAQTAGDWKNHKVKGGEHFMLYERIPVQEYGTIAHQFNPVKFDADAWVKQAKETGMKYIVFTAKHHDGFAMYNSASSDYNIVKRSPFKRDPIAELAKACKKYQIDLCLYYSLGRDWQDPDVPTNWPVKAGRSNTWDYPNEDAKVFNHYFERKVKPQITELLTSYGPIGVLWFDTPELISKKESAELKALVHKLQPNCLVNNRIGNGYGDFSISEQSLTPSSKQAWESCLTIGQNWGYNKHDSVWKSPEVLARHLVEVVANGGNLLLNVGPKGDGTFPDWATARLKALGKWMDINHEAIYNSHPWLAVKENANKTIDNVSIEESKNAIKDAVFDGTPKNIVPDVYYTSKNKVVYAFLRSWQSTDVTLKQIDKNKLSIKNIELMGNKNKVRWSVTDQELKLNLPEDFKKGNQIPVYVLKITTN; from the coding sequence TGGAACGGTTTAAGACAGAAAAATTCGGCATGTTTTTGCATTGGGGCCTGTATGCCCAAACTGCGGGCGACTGGAAAAACCATAAAGTAAAAGGTGGCGAGCATTTTATGCTTTACGAACGTATTCCCGTACAGGAGTACGGAACCATTGCCCATCAATTTAATCCAGTAAAATTCGATGCAGATGCCTGGGTAAAGCAGGCAAAAGAAACAGGGATGAAGTATATCGTTTTTACGGCTAAACATCATGATGGATTTGCCATGTACAATTCGGCCAGTAGCGATTATAATATTGTAAAAAGAAGTCCCTTTAAACGCGATCCGATAGCAGAACTTGCTAAGGCCTGCAAAAAATACCAAATTGACCTTTGCCTTTATTACTCTTTGGGCAGAGATTGGCAAGACCCTGATGTGCCAACAAATTGGCCGGTAAAAGCGGGAAGGAGTAATACTTGGGATTACCCCAATGAAGATGCAAAGGTTTTTAACCACTATTTCGAAAGAAAAGTTAAGCCTCAGATTACAGAACTTTTAACCAGCTACGGGCCAATTGGGGTACTGTGGTTCGATACACCCGAACTGATCAGTAAAAAAGAAAGTGCCGAACTTAAAGCTTTAGTTCATAAATTGCAGCCAAACTGTTTGGTAAACAATAGAATTGGAAATGGATATGGCGATTTTTCCATTTCTGAGCAATCATTAACGCCATCATCAAAACAAGCATGGGAGTCTTGTTTAACCATTGGCCAGAACTGGGGTTATAACAAACACGATAGCGTTTGGAAATCGCCCGAAGTATTGGCCCGTCACCTTGTAGAAGTAGTAGCCAATGGGGGTAACCTCTTGTTAAATGTTGGCCCTAAAGGTGATGGTACATTTCCGGATTGGGCTACTGCCAGGTTAAAAGCCCTTGGCAAATGGATGGATATAAACCACGAAGCCATTTACAATAGTCATCCTTGGCTAGCCGTAAAGGAAAATGCCAATAAAACAATAGATAATGTTAGTATCGAAGAAAGTAAAAACGCCATTAAAGATGCTGTTTTTGATGGTACACCCAAAAACATCGTCCCTGATGTATATTATACCAGCAAAAATAAAGTTGTATATGCTTTTCTAAGGAGCTGGCAATCAACAGATGTAACGCTCAAGCAGATCGATAAAAATAAATTGAGCATTAAAAATATTGAATTAATGGGTAATAAAAACAAAGTTCGATGGTCGGTAACCGATCAGGAACTGAAATTGAATTTACCTGAAGATTTTAAAAAAGGAAATCAAATTCCTGTTTATGTGTTAAAAATAACAACCAATTAA